From Coffea arabica cultivar ET-39 chromosome 2e, Coffea Arabica ET-39 HiFi, whole genome shotgun sequence, the proteins below share one genomic window:
- the LOC113730208 gene encoding ATP synthase subunit delta', mitochondrial, with amino-acid sequence MLRHAPRLLSRATSSAMRWRRPFSTNVPAETPVDAKFVESWRSTIPNIEPPKTPSAFMAPRPPTPSTIPSKLTINVVLPYNSIFSAKEVDMVIVPATTGQMGVLPGHVATIAELKPGVLSVHEGNDVTKYFVSGGFAFIHANSVADIIAVEAAPVDQFDQNLVQKGLAEFTQKLSSASTDVEKAEAQIGVDVHSALNAALTG; translated from the exons ATGCTTCGACACGCCCCACGATTGCTTTCAAGAGCCACCTCCTCCGCCATGAGATGGCGCCGCCCATTCTCCACCAATGTTCCGGCCGAGACTCCCGTTGACGCCAAGTTCGTCGAGTCTTGGAGATCGACCATCCCAAACATTGAGCCTCCGAAGACACCCTCCGCTTTCATGGCTCCTCGACCTCCGACGCCGTCCACCATCCCTTCCAAGCTCACAATCAACGTCGTCCTTCCTTACAACTCCATTTTCTCCGCAAAAGAG GTTGATATGGTCATTGTCCCTGCAACTACCGGGCAGATGGGTGTGTTGCCAGGGCATGTAGCCACAATTGCAGAGCTGAAGCCAGGCGTCTTATCAGTTCATGAAGGCAATGATGTGACTAAATACTTTGTAAGTGGTGGATTTGCATTTATACATGCAAATTCAGTCGCAGATATCATTGCTGTGGAGGCTGCGCCTGTTGACCAATTTGATCAAAACCTTGTTCAAAAGGGCCTTGCGGAGTTTACGCAGAAACTAAGCTCTGCATCAACAGATGTGGAGAAAGCTGAAGCTCAAATCGGGGTTGACGTACACAGCGCTCTTAATGCTGCTCTTACAGGTTAA
- the LOC113730209 gene encoding pentatricopeptide repeat-containing protein At1g02060, chloroplastic-like, which produces MAANLSPRAQTFCNCKAPRPPPSPFIKHHSSQPETAAKNSNHKATVGRSNGHAQLSKSKSSSTKTKRARTMARLINARPWSTDLQASLAQSSLSQTTVLQTLRLITTPAKALHFFHWAYKSGFTHTPQSYFLMLELLCQARNFNSARNFLLSIPRKSNGAVQLEDKHFNCLIRAFGEAGLFKESLKIFKTMKSIGVSPSVITFNHLFSILLKRGRTGMVFELFDEMLETYGVEPDLYSFNILIRGFCKNSMVDEGFRFFKKMEKFNCQPDVIAYNTIIDGLCKDGRVKIAHNVMKGMLNKGPNLSPNIVTYTTLIRGYCEKLEIDEALDVFEEIACRGLKPNEITYNTLVQGLCEARMLNKVKEILDGCGGENGGFVPDTCTFNTLMNAHCSDGNLDGVFKIFQKMSELKVHPDSATYSMLIRSFCEKGNFEKAEGLFRELYEKEILLHDAGCTPLVASYNPMFRYLTESGKTEMAEKVFKQLLKRGRQDASAFKTIMMGHCREGTVKAAFEILVLMLRRDFVPDFETYESLIEGLLEEDEPILAHETLEKMLKSSHLPRTSIFHRTLARLVSKGCAHESFSMVMLMLEKKIRHNLNIATDTVIVLFKAGMRDKAFEVVRCLYEYGYIINMEELIIFLCKQRKLLEAREMLLFGTKSGQRVDLGVCNTVLNGLCKIKRVNEAFELYYELLEQGIQQPLSCLQELRVALEAEGRSKEAEFVSKRMLNQHPLNGPMSNSKASGKIPHTSR; this is translated from the coding sequence ATGGCCGCCAATTTGAGTCCAAGAGCCCAAACATTCTGCAACTGCAAAGCACCACGTCCACCTCCTTCACCATTTATCAAACACCATTCATCTCAACCAGAAACCGCCGCCAAAAACAGCAATCACAAGGCTACGGTTGGTAGAAGCAATGGCCATGCCCAATTATCCAAATCAAAATCATCATCTACCAAAACTAAGAGAGCCCGAACCATGGCCAGACTGATTAATGCCAGGCCCTGGTCAACCGATCTTCAAGCCTCACTCGCCCAATCCTCACTTTCCCAAACCACCGTCCTTCAAACTCTCCGCCTCATCACAACCCCTGCCAAAGCCCTCCATTTCTTCCACTGGGCTTACAAATCGGGATTCACCCACACTCCTCAATCCTACTTCCTCATGCTTGAGCTCCTTTGCCAGGCAAGAAACTTCAACTCCGCCCGGAACTTTCTCTTATCCATTCCGAGAAAGTCTAATGGGGCTGTCCAGCTGGAGGATAAGCACTTTAACTGTTTGATTCGCGCCTTTGGCGAAGCTGGGCTCTTTAAAGAATCCCTGAAGATATTCAAAACCATGAAGTCCATTGGGGTTTCACCCTCTGTTATTACGTTCAAtcatttattttcaattttgctCAAGAGGGGCAGAACCGGCATGGTCTTCGaactgtttgatgaaatgcttgAGACGTATGGCGTGGAGCCTGATTTGTATAGTTTCAATATTTTGATAAGAGGGTTTTGTAAGAACTCTATGGTTGATGAAGGATTTAGATTCTTTAAGAAAATGGAGAAGTTTAACTGCCAGCCGGATGTAATTGCTTATAATACGATCATTGACGGTCTGTGTAAAGACGGTAGAGTGAAGATTGCGCATAATGTCATGAAGGGTATGCTTAATAAAGGTCCAAATTTGAGTCCTAATATTGTTACGTACACTACTTTGATCAGAGGGTATTGTGAGAAGCTGGAGATTGATGAAGCTTTAGATGTTTTTGAGGAGATAGCCTGTCGAGGGCTGAAACCGAATGAGATTACTTATAACACCCTTGTGCAAGGACTATGTGAGGCGCGTATGCTTAATAAGGTAAAAGAGATATTGGATGGTTGCGGTGGAGAGAATGGAGGATTTGTTCCTGATACGTGTACTTTTAATACTCTGATGAATGCACATTGCAGCGACGGAAATTTAGATGgggtattcaaaatttttcagaaGATGTCAGAGTTGAAGGTTCACCCTGATTCAGCAACATATAGTATGTTGATTCGGAGTTTCTGTGAGAAAGGGAATTTTGAGAAGGCAGAGGGATTGTTTCGAGAGTTATATGAGAAGGAGATCTTACTGCATGATGCAGGGTGTACACCTCTAGTTGCATCATACAACCCCATGTTCCGGTATTTGACTGAAAGTGGCAAGACAGAGATGGCTGAGAAAGTGTTCAAGCAGCTATTGAAAAGGGGAAGACAGGATGCTTCTGCTTTTAAAACAATTATGATGGGCCATTGCAGAGAAGGTACCGTTAAGGCTGCTTTTGAAATCTTGGTTTTGATGTTGAGGCGAGATTTTGTACCCGATTTTGAGACTTATGAATCCCTAATTGAGGGCCTTTTGGAGGAGGATGAACCGATTCTTGCTCATGAGACTTTAGAGAAGATGTTGAAGAGCTCTCATCTTCCTAGAACGTCTATTTTCCATCGAACTCTAGCTCGGCTTGTTAGTAAGGGTTGTGCTCATGAATCCTTCAGCATGGTGATGTTAATGTTAGAGAAAAAGATCAGACACAATCTGAATATAGCAACAGATACTGTAATAGTGTTATTTAAAGCTGGCATGCGGGATAAAGCTTTTGAGGTCGTTAGATGTCTCTATGAATATGGGTATATAATTAATATGGAAGAGTTAATTATTTTCCTCTGCAAGCAGAGAAAGCTATTAGAGGCTCGTGAGATGTTGCTTTTTGGCACAAAGAGTGGTCAGAGAGTTGATTTGGGTGTGTGCAACACAGTTTTAAATGGTCTGTGTAAGATCAAAAGAGTAAATGAGGCATTCGAACTTTACTATGAATTGTTAGAGCAAGGAATTCAACAGCCTTTAAGCTGTCTTCAAGAGTTAAGAGTAGCTCTTGAAGCTGAAGGAAGATCAAAAGAAGCTGAGTTTGTTTCTAAGAGAATGCTTAACCAGCATCCGTTGAATGGACCAATGTCGAACTCAAAGGCCTCGGGAAAAATCCCACACACTAGTAGATAA